The Streptomyces europaeiscabiei genome window below encodes:
- a CDS encoding collagen-like domain-containing protein — protein sequence MAPEDGLAPEAGLRSEAGLAPEAGPTPEAGLAPEAGPTSEKRRLAEDGLRSEAGPASEAGLAFEAGPASEAGLTSERRRLAEDGLRSEAGPAPEAGLTSEKRRLAEEKKNERYVWWFLAYFLFGIHIVAFVMIYAVTHAK from the coding sequence ATGGCGCCCGAGGACGGCCTGGCGCCCGAAGCCGGTCTGAGGTCCGAAGCCGGCCTGGCGCCCGAAGCCGGCCCGACGCCCGAGGCCGGCCTGGCGCCCGAAGCCGGCCCGACGTCCGAGAAGCGTCGCCTCGCCGAGGACGGTTTGAGGTCCGAGGCCGGCCCGGCGTCCGAGGCCGGCCTGGCGTTCGAGGCCGGCCCGGCGTCCGAAGCCGGCCTGACGTCCGAGAGGCGTCGCCTCGCCGAGGACGGTCTGAGGTCCGAGGCCGGCCCGGCGCCCGAAGCCGGCCTGACGTCCGAGAAGCGTCGCCTCGCCGAGGAGAAGAAGAACGAGCGGTATGTGTGGTGGTTCCTCGCGTACTTCCTGTTCGGTATCCACATCGTGGCGTTCGTGATGATCTACGCGGTCACGCACGCGAAGTAG
- a CDS encoding helix-turn-helix transcriptional regulator, which translates to MAAPRRDTRGIVDAPELFARVRFRRREPAEPLRPYLEHYWLIDWDLPEPYVSQVVSHPSVNVVLQRYEGQEPFAEISGIGLGLFTQKLEGRGRVCGIQFRPGGFRPFAPSHPATHWTGRRVRQPEAFPDTDIDPAAILAPDDEDARVAALDTFLTGLAPAPDPQADLAMALVDRIRTDRTIRRVTDFARAEGVSVRLLQRLFSAYVGVGPKWVILRYRIHEALERAETARAVDWAALAADLGYADQAHLVRDFTATVGVPPTAYTEAVSASVPVPSSSTSRA; encoded by the coding sequence ATGGCCGCCCCACGCCGTGACACCCGAGGCATCGTGGACGCCCCGGAGCTCTTCGCCCGGGTCCGCTTCCGCCGCCGCGAACCCGCCGAGCCGCTGCGCCCGTACCTGGAGCACTACTGGCTGATCGACTGGGACCTGCCCGAGCCGTACGTCTCCCAGGTCGTTTCGCACCCGTCGGTGAACGTCGTCCTCCAGCGGTACGAGGGGCAGGAGCCCTTCGCCGAGATCTCCGGCATCGGTCTCGGCCTCTTCACCCAGAAACTGGAGGGCAGGGGCCGGGTCTGCGGCATCCAGTTCCGCCCCGGCGGCTTCCGCCCCTTCGCGCCGTCCCACCCCGCGACCCACTGGACCGGCCGCCGGGTACGACAGCCCGAGGCGTTCCCGGACACCGACATCGACCCGGCCGCGATCCTCGCCCCCGACGACGAGGACGCCCGCGTCGCCGCCCTCGACACGTTCCTGACGGGGCTCGCCCCTGCCCCCGACCCCCAGGCGGACCTCGCCATGGCCCTCGTCGACCGCATCCGCACCGACCGCACGATCCGCCGCGTCACCGACTTCGCCCGCGCCGAGGGAGTGTCCGTACGACTCCTGCAGCGCCTGTTCTCCGCGTACGTGGGCGTCGGCCCCAAGTGGGTCATCCTCCGCTACCGCATCCACGAAGCCCTCGAACGCGCCGAGACCGCACGGGCCGTCGACTGGGCCGCCCTCGCCGCCGACCTCGGCTACGCGGACCAGGCCCACCTCGTCCGCGACTTCACGGCGACGGTGGGGGTGCCGCCGACGGCGTACACGGAAGCGGTGTCGGCGTCGGTGCCGGTCCCGTCGTCGTCTACTTCGCGTGCGTGA
- a CDS encoding LLM class flavin-dependent oxidoreductase produces the protein MQFGIFSVGDVTPDPTTGRTPTERERIKAMVAIALKAEEVGLDVFATGEHHNPPFVPSSPTTMLGYVAARTEKLILSTSTTLITTNDPVKIAEDFAMLQHLADGRVDLMMGRGNTGPVYPWFGQDIRQGINLAVENYALLHRLWREDVVNWEGKFRSPLQGFTSTPRPLDDVPPFVWHGSIRSPEIAEQAAYYGDGFFHNNIFWPADHTKRMVELYRQRYAHYGHGTPEQAIVGLGGHIFMRKNSQDAVREFRPYFDVAPVYGNGPSLEDFTDQTPLTVGSPQQVIEKTLAFREYAGDYQRQLFLVDHAGLPLKTVLEQLDMLGEEVVPVLREEFAKGRPADVPDAPTHGSLLAAEKKESVA, from the coding sequence ATGCAGTTCGGGATCTTCAGTGTCGGAGACGTGACGCCGGACCCCACCACGGGCCGGACGCCGACCGAGCGCGAGCGCATCAAGGCGATGGTCGCGATCGCGCTGAAGGCGGAGGAGGTCGGGCTCGACGTCTTCGCCACCGGTGAGCACCACAATCCGCCGTTCGTGCCGTCGTCGCCCACGACGATGCTCGGCTATGTCGCCGCACGCACGGAGAAGCTGATCCTCTCCACCTCCACCACCCTCATCACCACCAACGACCCGGTGAAGATCGCCGAGGACTTCGCGATGCTCCAGCACCTGGCCGACGGGCGGGTGGACCTGATGATGGGGCGCGGCAACACCGGGCCCGTCTACCCGTGGTTCGGGCAGGACATCCGGCAGGGCATCAACCTCGCCGTCGAGAACTACGCGCTGCTGCACCGCCTGTGGCGCGAGGACGTCGTGAACTGGGAGGGCAAGTTCCGCTCGCCGCTCCAGGGGTTCACCTCCACGCCCCGCCCGCTGGACGACGTACCACCGTTCGTCTGGCACGGCTCCATCCGCTCGCCCGAGATCGCCGAGCAGGCCGCCTACTACGGTGACGGCTTCTTCCACAACAACATCTTCTGGCCGGCCGACCACACCAAGCGGATGGTCGAGTTGTACCGGCAGCGGTACGCGCACTACGGGCACGGCACGCCCGAGCAGGCGATCGTCGGGCTCGGCGGACACATCTTCATGCGCAAGAACTCGCAGGACGCGGTGCGGGAGTTCCGGCCGTACTTCGACGTCGCTCCGGTGTACGGCAACGGGCCGTCCCTGGAGGACTTCACCGACCAGACGCCGCTGACCGTCGGGTCGCCGCAGCAGGTGATCGAGAAGACGCTGGCGTTCCGGGAGTACGCCGGTGACTACCAGCGGCAGCTGTTCCTCGTAGACCACGCGGGGCTGCCCCTGAAGACCGTCCTGGAGCAGCTCGACATGCTCGGCGAGGAGGTCGTGCCGGTGCTGCGCGAGGAGTTCGCGAAGGGGCGGCCGGCGGACGTGCCGGACGCGCCCACGCACGGGTCGCTGCTGGCCGCGGAGAAGAAGGAGAGCGTCGCGTGA